The region ATTTTACTCGAGCTGGACTTCAAGAAATTAGAACACCGATTATTGAACGAACTGATTTGTTTTCAAGGGGTATTGGCGAGAATACAGATGTTGTGGGTAAAGAAATGTACAACTTCGACGATAGGGGAGGTCGTTCATGCACTTTGAGACCTGAAGGAACAGCTTCTGTTGCAAGATCAATTGTTCAGCATGGATTATTAAATAATGGGCCCCAAAGGCTCTGGTATAAAGGACCAATGTTTAGATACGAACGCCCTCAAGCAGGGAGGCAAAGGCAGTTTCATCAAATTGGAGTTGAATTTGTTGGATTGGCTTCTGTTATGAGTGACGCTGAGGTTATTTCAATAGCTTGGGACTTTTTAAAGGATGTTGGTCTGAGTGATTTGACTTTACAAATTAATAGTCTTGGTAGTAATGAAGATCGAAATGTTTTCAAAGAAGAGTTGAAAGATTGGCTTAATCAGAGATTTGATTTGTTAGATCAAGATTCCCAGAAAAGAATCAATGTGAATCCCTTGAGAATATTAGATAGTAAAAATACTTCAACAAAAGAACTTTTACTTGAAGCTCCGTCTTTAAATAAATTTTTATCTAATAGTAGTAAAACTAGATTTGATTATTTACAGGAGTTACTCGATAATTTAAAGATCCCATATGAAATTAACAATAAGTTGGTTAGGGGCCTTGATTATTATTCTCATACGGCTTTCGAAATAACTAGTGATAACTTGGGTTCTCAGGCAACTGTTTGTGGCGGAGGGCGTTACGATAGCTTGATAAGTGAATTGGGGGGGCCTGAAACCCCCTCAATTGGTTGGGCTATTGGAATGGAAAGGCTGATAATTCTTGCTGGAGATAAAATTTCCCAATCAAAATCTCCGGATGTTTATGTGATTCATAAAGGTGAAAAAGCTGACCACCTTGCTTTGGAAATTACTTGTCAGTTAAGGGCATCCAACTTAATGATTGAATTGGACTACTCAGGTTCATCTTTCTCAAAACAATTTAAGCGAGCAGATAAAAGTAGGGCCAAATGGGCTTTAGTTATAGGTGAGGATGAGGCATCTAAAGGTCAGTTATTGATGAAGAAATTAAGGGATAAACAAAAGGATGAGGAGAGTAGGGAATATATTTTCTCAAAAGAGGACCTTGATCAGTTAATTAAAAAGTTGATTACTTAAAAAATGATTATTTTTTTTAAATGAGCTCTATTAGAATCCAAAAAATATGTTGTATTGGCGCTGGTTATGTGGGTGGTCCAACAATGTCTGTTATTGCAGATAAATGTCCCGATATAGAAGTTAGGGTTGTTGATATTAATAAAGA is a window of Prochlorococcus marinus str. MIT 0917 DNA encoding:
- the hisS gene encoding histidine--tRNA ligase, which produces MTNLKNLRGMVDLLPAQSQSWQKVESIALKHFTRAGLQEIRTPIIERTDLFSRGIGENTDVVGKEMYNFDDRGGRSCTLRPEGTASVARSIVQHGLLNNGPQRLWYKGPMFRYERPQAGRQRQFHQIGVEFVGLASVMSDAEVISIAWDFLKDVGLSDLTLQINSLGSNEDRNVFKEELKDWLNQRFDLLDQDSQKRINVNPLRILDSKNTSTKELLLEAPSLNKFLSNSSKTRFDYLQELLDNLKIPYEINNKLVRGLDYYSHTAFEITSDNLGSQATVCGGGRYDSLISELGGPETPSIGWAIGMERLIILAGDKISQSKSPDVYVIHKGEKADHLALEITCQLRASNLMIELDYSGSSFSKQFKRADKSRAKWALVIGEDEASKGQLLMKKLRDKQKDEESREYIFSKEDLDQLIKKLIT